A genomic stretch from Hemicordylus capensis ecotype Gifberg chromosome 5, rHemCap1.1.pri, whole genome shotgun sequence includes:
- the LOC128325794 gene encoding chondroadherin-like, which translates to MAQHWTMVFTLPLLWILIISIPELLDGSQCPSHCTCSFSEQFVHCANASLSSLPTNISSTTVELDLQFNQFDRLLAASFPDLPELSTLYLGSSHVHWIEPGAFQGVRNLYHLHLDNCLLEEISEGVFENLTSLVFLHLQHNRIACLSPGVFSSLKRLSFLDLSYNLLTELSDQSLRGLQQLRQLYLSANLIANLSTRALPGNLRTLYLDWNQLTSVPASIRTSVTLSSLHLSGNPIRELTVISFGRKLVSLRQLFLDNLPLENVTGSSFKRLRRLEVLSLRNNSLESLPSLASLKSLSTLYLTGNKWHCDCKLIWLRTWQKRIIRKDRSPVECWSPEALQGQLLVNIEVTTRLTHTERAHEYL; encoded by the exons ATGGCACAGCATTGGACTATGGTCTTCACTCTGCCACTGCTGTGGATTCTCATCATTTCCATCCCAGAGCTTCTAGATGGCTCCCAGTGCCCCAGCCATtgtacctgctctttctctgAACAGTTTGTCCATTGTGCTAATGCCAGCTTATCTTCTCTTCCCACCAACATCTCTTCCACCACAGTGGAGCTCGACCTGCAGTTCAATCAGTTTGATAGGCTCCTGGCAGCCTCTTTTCCAGATTTGCCCGAGCTCAGCACTCTTTACTTGGGGAGCAGTCATGTGCACTGGATTGAGCCAGGAGCTTTTCAGGGAGTTAGGAATTTGTATCATCTCCATCTGGACAACTGTCTTTTAGAAGAAATCTCAGAAGGAGTGTTTGAAAACCTGACCAGTCTAGTCTTCCTACATCTGCAGCACAACCGGATTGCTTGTCTTTCACCAG GTGTGTTTTCCTCTTTGAAGCGACTGAGTTTCCTAGACTTGAGCTACAACTTGTTGACGGAGCTCTCAGACCAGTCCCTTCGTGGTCTCCAACAGCTACGTCAACTTTACCTCAGTGCTAACCTTATTGCCAACTTGTCCACCAGAGCTCTCCCAGGCAACCTCCGCACGCTCTACCTCGACTGGAACCAGCTGACAAGTGTGCCTGCCAGCATCCGTACCTCTGTCACACTCTCCAGCCTGCATCTTAGTGGCAACCCAATCAGGGAGCTGACAGTTATTTCCTTTGGCAGGAAGCTCGTCTCCCTCAGGCAGCTGTTCTTAGATAACCTGCCTCTGGAGAACGTCACTGGCTCATCATTCAAAAGGCTACGCAGACTCGAGGTCTTGAGCCTGCGGAACAATAGCTTGGAGTCACTGCCATCTCTAGCATCACTGAAATCTCTCTCTACTTTATATCTGACCGGGAACAAGTGGCATTGTGACTGCAAGTTGATCTGGCTTCGCACCTGGCAAAAGAGAATTATTCGAAAAGATCGCAGCCCAGTGGAATGTTGGTCCCCTGAAGCCCTTCAAGGACAACTCCTGGTGAATATAGAGGTAACCACCAGACTGACTCACACTGAGAGGGCTCATGAATACCTTTAA